The sequence below is a genomic window from Treponema primitia ZAS-1.
AGCGCATCCTGCATACCCTTTATTTTTGCAAGCTGCCCGTTAACATATATCTTCCCATTATCAAGCCTGTCTGCGCCAATAATAAGCCGCGCCAATTCTGTTCTGCCCGCGCCTATAAGCCCATAAAACCCCAGAATTTCCCCTCTGTGGAGTTCAAAATTGATACCCTCAAAAAGATCCTGCCGGTAAAGATTTTCAACCTTTAACACCACCTCATCATTCAGATCAAGCTGGCCAAAATCATCAATTTCCTCTTCCCTGCCTATCATCATTTTGACAATGTCCTGGCGGGTCACATCCTTACAGTCCCGGGTTCCGATGTATTTTCCATCCCGGAGCACCGATATCTTATCGCAAATACTTACTACTTCCTCAATTTTATGGGATACAAAGATTATACTATGATTTTTTGCTTTAAGATCCCGTAAAAGGGTAAAAAGAGTTTCCGCCTCATATTTAGTCAGGGAACTGGTGGGTTCATCAAAAAAAATGTATTTCGAATTGGATGAAAGCGCCTTTGCAATCTGAATAAGCTGCTTTTGTGCCGCCGTAAGCTTATCCACCTTTGCGGTAGGTGAAAGCTTTAATCCCACCATATCCAGGTATTTTTGCGACTCCTGTTTAATTAAATTCCAGTTAACAAAAACACCATGGTCAGAATAATTTTTTAATCTATCAAGTATCATGTTTTCAGCAATAGTAGCGTCAGGTATAAGCTGTATTTCCTGGTTAACGATGTTGATATCGTAGGCAACGGCATCATCAAATCCGCGCAGACGCAGCAATTCATCGTCAATATATACTCCCCCATCATCGGGCTTGTATATTCCGGTGATAATCTTGAGGAGTGTGGATTTACCAGCCCCATTTTCTCCCATCAGGGCATGGATCTCACCCCTTTTGAACTGCAAGGAAACATCATTCAACGCGCGCACCCCGGGAAATATTTTTGTTATATTCCTGACTTCAAGCATCGAAGGTAACTCCAAATTCCGTTTTGTTAAAACTTCAACCAAAAAGCCTGAACCGGAGAAAACCGCCGGCTCAGGCTTAAACATTGGGTTAAACCCTTACTTTGTAAGGTATTCGGTATACAAATTATTCTTAATTTTCTGGGTCATGGCGTTGATATCATTAGCATAGGAATCAACATTGTCCTTGGTTACCATAACGGTGCCGGAGTCAATAAAATACTTGCCCGGGCGCGGCTTTGCTCCGTCGTGCATAGCCTTTAAAATTTCCAATGAAAGATAGGTCTGTCCATAGGGATTCTGAGCAACCGTACCATAGATGGTTCCTTTTTTAATTGCATTAAGGGTGCCTTCTTCGGTATCAATGGTAACTGCAAATATCTGCCGGTTCATGCCATCCAATACAGAGATAAGCCCCTGGGTTGCTATCATGCCGGTGGAAACAACCCCCATAGCATCGGGATTGGCGGTAAGAATATCAGTCGCCTTCTGGGTAGCTGCGTCGATCGCTTCGATGCCGGCGGTTTCCCTATAGGTTATGCCCCTTTCGGTACAGGCCTGTTTTACCCCTTCCTGGCGGAGAACCGTATTAGGATCGGTTAAAACTTCCAGGATATTAAGAAGCGTTCCCTTACCACCCATCTTATCGATGACCGTGATCGCCGCATCGTATGCAGCCTGCCTGACATCCGTTGCAAGACAGAAAGCGGCGGTTGTATCGGTCCCCTTGGGATTAGAAGTTGAGCTATCGGCGCCAATATTAATAATATTGATACCACGCTTTGTCAATTCTTCAAAAAGGCCGTTTACCCCAGGCAGGGGGTATATGGTAATGGCGTTAAAACCGTTAGCCGCCACCAGGGCGTTAACTTTTTCAGATTCGGTGTTTATCGAAAACTCCGGACCGTATTCAACGGTTACCTTATTACCGGTGTCCTTCACCCAGGCAGTAGAACCTGTTTGAAGATCATTAAAATACGAATGGGGCGCCGGAAAATAAAATAACACCTTAAATTCTCCACCGCCTGCCTGCTTATTGCCGCCGCCAAAGGCTGCAAAAGCAGTCATCATCATAAGAAAAATCAAACCTAACTTTTTCATACATTCCTCCATCACAATTTATTTCAGACGTCATTACATAACGCTTGATTACTTTACCGTTTCTTCCCTATTCCGCTTTTCCTTTTGATAGGCCCGGCGTTTGTTGTACTCCGATAAGAGCGCCCCTATACTGGTAAAGGATACGGAGACTAAAAGGATGATCCCCAAATAAACCTGCTCAAAATAAGAATTGGCATTGATCATTACCAGTCCATTCTTAATAAAAACAATAAGAAAGGCGCTTGCGATGAGGCCAAAGGGACTGATTATGCCGCCCTTCAAGGATGTGCCGCCGATAACCGCTACCGCGAAGGAATAGATCATCCAATCGGCGCCAACACCGGGATTCGCAGACCCGTCCTTTGAAACTACTGCAATCGCAGCGATGGCGGCTGAAATTCCCGAAAGGCAGTTTGCAACTAAAATAGTACGATCCGTATTGACCGCGGACATTCTGGCCGCAATTTCATTACCACCGGTAGCCAGAATTCTGCGGCCAAGGACCGTCTGTCTAAAAAAAATAAAAGTGATAACAAGAATAATAAGCGCCAGGATAAGCATATAGGGTATTACAGAAAATAAACTGCCGCGTCCAAGCCACTGATAGGTGGTAGGAATTTTATTATAGGGCATACCCTTTGAAATACCAACCGTAAGTCCTTGAAAAACAAAGCTGGTAGACAGGGTAACCACAAATGAATTAAGCCGCAGCCTTGTTATCAGGGTTCCGTTTATTAATCCCGCAGTAATACCAACCAGGATCGCCAAAATAACCGCAACAGTGGGCGGGAGATTGTTCTGCATGGCTAAGCCAAGGGTTACAACCGACATACTGCCGATATAGCCGATTGACAGATTCATCCCGCCCACGATGAGGGCCATGCTTTGGGCAAGGGCCAGAAAAATATAATGCGACGCTGTCCGGGACATATTGAAAATATTGAAGGCGCTTAAAAAGTTCGGAGAGGATATGGCAAAAATGATTGCCAAAAAAAGGGTTGCCCCAACAACTGGAACCTCACTCCGTCCGGTGATCCTTTTAGTCAACCCTTTAAAACCAAACTGTTCCTGCCCCATCTTTAACGCTCCAACCCACTTAAATGCTGCCAAAGTATACCATAATTATTAATTTATGTCAATATCACCAGTGTACAAACGGGAATTCCTGGTTTATAATCATTTAAAGGGAGTTTTAAATGAAAAGTCTCGAACAGGATCGGGAGATTTTGCGCTGTCTGGCACAAAAAGTTGCGGAGATCGCCGCACTGCCAATACAAGAGGAAAAGAAACGGCTGTGGCGCGCGCTCAACGGGCTTAAACCGGAGCGCCCCATGGTGAGCTTTGATCAGGTTTGCTGGAACGAACTGAATATCGAGGGCAAGCTTACCCTGGGCTGCGAGGATCCCGAATGCCGGATATATGAGGACCGGTTCCGCAAAATCCTTTTCCAGTGGGAATATTTTCCCGCGGATATGGTGGTGGAAGATTATATCCGGGTGGCAATGGCGATTGACGGCGCCCCCTCCACGGTGAACAACGTACCCGGCGCCCTGTTCGGCATGAAAATCCAGGAACAAACCCTGTCCACCGACAGGGCCAACGATGTGGTCAGTCATCATTACGAGAATCAGTTCAAGTCCATTGACGATGTAATGCAAAAAATACAAATGCCGGTAATCAGCCATAACGCCTCTGAAACCAAGCGCCGCATGGAAAAAGCCCAATGGCTCTTTGACGGCATCTTGCCCCTGCGGGAAGAAGGCTGGGGCTACGACGCGTACCTTTCGTGCTGGGACCCCATCGCCATGTGGATGAGCATAACCGATTTGCTCTACGGTCTCATTGATGAACCGGAGAAGATGCATGCCCTTATCAAACGGATGGTTGAAGCCTATATGTCCATGCTGGATCAACTGGAGGCCCAAAACCTGATTTACCGCTATCCCCAGGCACTGATCCATACCACCGGCGCATGGACCGACGATCTGCCGGCAAGCGGTTATGGCCAGCGTAATCCGGGAACAGGGGATCTCTGGATGTACGCCATGGCCCAGCCCCTCATTACCGTATCCCCGGCCATGTTTGAAGAGTACGAGTTCAACTACCTTTTGCCGCTTTTTGAGCGTTTCGGTCTGGTGTATTACGGTTGCTGCGAACCCCTGGAACTCAAGATGAAAATAGTAAAGCGTATTCCGCATTTACGAAAGGTCTCGGTCAGCCCCTGGGCTAACCGGGAATTATGCGCGGAACAGCTCGGCGTGGATTATGTGGTTTCAAACAAACCCAACCCCGCTTTTTTGGCCGAAGATTCTTTCGATGGGGAACGGGTGAAAAAGGATCTGGAAAGGACCAGATCGATCTGTACGCAGTACCGCTGCCCTGTGGAGTTCATTTTCAAGGATATCAGCACCATACGGAACGATCCACGGCGCCTCACGGAAGAAGCGGAAATCGCCATGCGGGTTGCAATGGATTCTTGAGCTCCTTATACGGCGCCTGCCCGATTACTTATTTGTATTCACCCACCGCTCTGTACAATGCCAGCATATTTTCCTCCGGTACATCGGGAAGAACATTGTGTACCGTATTGAAAACAAAACCGCCGTCCTGAAAAAAGATGTCTATCATTTTCCGGGTATGGTCATAGACTTCCTGGGGTGTCCCCTGGTTCAGAACACTCTGGGTATTACAGCCGCCGCCCCAAAAAACAATATCCTTGCCGAATTCCTTTTTCAGAGCCACCGGGTCCATCTGCTTTGCCGTTGTCTGCACGGGGTTGATGATATCGTAACCCGCTTCGATCAGATCCCCCATGATCGGGTAAATCGAACCGCAGGAATGTAAAAATGTTTTCATCGTGCTGTGCTTATGGACATATTCGCAGAGTTTGGTGTGCCGGGGCTTAAAGATGGTCTGGTACTTTTCCTGGGACATAAACATCCCGGTGGTCATCCCCAGATCGTCCCCAAAGCGCAGTATATCTACAATATCGCCAACGGCATTGCAGACCTTCTCCAGCGATTGAAGGTGAATCTCCATAAGCACATCCAGGAGCCGGATCACATCATCCTCTTCGGTATATATATCCACCAGAAAATTATCCATCTTCCGCAAAAAGGTTCCCCATTCAAAGAGGTTGCATCCGCATGTAATAACAATGGCCCGGTCTGAACTTTCCCGGAGCTTTAAGGCGCGGCGGCGCAGTTCACCCCAGAAATCGGGCATCCCCGCATTGTCCCAAGGGCTGTGAGCCAATTTTTGCCAGAGTACCTTGTTCATGGCCTTGGCAATATCCTTGTAATCGGCGGGGTAAGCGTCGATGTAGGGAAAGTAGGTTTGATCGAAGAAGGTACCGCCCTCGGGCATGCGGGCAAGGTAGTCCCCCTCTTCGTCGTAGTAATTATAACCGCCCTTTTCGGCTTTGGTCGGTTTGAACCAGACGGGGTATTGGCCCAGACTGCCGTCCGCCAAGGTTACATCGTACCAATCCTCCGGTTTATCGTTAAAAGCCCTGCCAAGGCAGAGGGTATCCCCATGGATAGCGTCCAGGACATTTAACTCCGGCTGGGCAACCTGCTGAACCACATCGTAGATCTTACAGCTCCGGTCATTGATGCCAAGCGCTTTTTTTAGTTTGTTATACCCTATTGCGGAAATACCCGAACTGGGGGTACCCCCCAAATCCAGGGGCAGCTTTTCCGGCTGTTTGTGGTTTAAACTCTGTAATACATATTCCCGTGATCCCATATCCATCCTCCTGTCAAACGGAACGCGCCGTTTTAAAAGTGTAGTTTATCCTCGCTGTTTATCCAACCCGGCAATTTCCTTTTTGATACGATCCATGTCCAGGGGATACCTGCCGTAGTCCCGTATCAGTTCAGTCATGTAGGCATATGAATCCGGGCTGACATCGCTTGACACCGAATGATCCGACTGGCATATCCAGCCGCCTCCCACCGCGCTTTGCAGCTTATACAGGATTTCCCGCTTTATACGGTTCCGGTCGCCGCTTTCAAGCTCCCGCACATCAATATTGCCTACAAAACAGAGCCTGCCGCCGTAGTCTTTCTGCAGATCCACAATGTCCAGGTGGGCTTTACATTCCACCGGGTTGTATCCGTCCAGGCCGATTTCTATATAATCATTATAGATCCTGCTGGCGTTGCCGCAGCCATGGTAGATAACCATAAGCCCCGCCTTGTGGCAGACATCAATGAGCCGTTTCACAATAGGTTTGAAATGTTCCCGCCATATTTCAGGACTGAA
It includes:
- a CDS encoding sugar ABC transporter substrate-binding protein, producing the protein MKKLGLIFLMMMTAFAAFGGGNKQAGGGEFKVLFYFPAPHSYFNDLQTGSTAWVKDTGNKVTVEYGPEFSINTESEKVNALVAANGFNAITIYPLPGVNGLFEELTKRGINIINIGADSSTSNPKGTDTTAAFCLATDVRQAAYDAAITVIDKMGGKGTLLNILEVLTDPNTVLRQEGVKQACTERGITYRETAGIEAIDAATQKATDILTANPDAMGVVSTGMIATQGLISVLDGMNRQIFAVTIDTEEGTLNAIKKGTIYGTVAQNPYGQTYLSLEILKAMHDGAKPRPGKYFIDSGTVMVTKDNVDSYANDINAMTQKIKNNLYTEYLTK
- a CDS encoding uroporphyrinogen decarboxylase family protein; the protein is MGSREYVLQSLNHKQPEKLPLDLGGTPSSGISAIGYNKLKKALGINDRSCKIYDVVQQVAQPELNVLDAIHGDTLCLGRAFNDKPEDWYDVTLADGSLGQYPVWFKPTKAEKGGYNYYDEEGDYLARMPEGGTFFDQTYFPYIDAYPADYKDIAKAMNKVLWQKLAHSPWDNAGMPDFWGELRRRALKLRESSDRAIVITCGCNLFEWGTFLRKMDNFLVDIYTEEDDVIRLLDVLMEIHLQSLEKVCNAVGDIVDILRFGDDLGMTTGMFMSQEKYQTIFKPRHTKLCEYVHKHSTMKTFLHSCGSIYPIMGDLIEAGYDIINPVQTTAKQMDPVALKKEFGKDIVFWGGGCNTQSVLNQGTPQEVYDHTRKMIDIFFQDGGFVFNTVHNVLPDVPEENMLALYRAVGEYK
- a CDS encoding ABC transporter permease, which translates into the protein MAIIFAISSPNFLSAFNIFNMSRTASHYIFLALAQSMALIVGGMNLSIGYIGSMSVVTLGLAMQNNLPPTVAVILAILVGITAGLINGTLITRLRLNSFVVTLSTSFVFQGLTVGISKGMPYNKIPTTYQWLGRGSLFSVIPYMLILALIILVITFIFFRQTVLGRRILATGGNEIAARMSAVNTDRTILVANCLSGISAAIAAIAVVSKDGSANPGVGADWMIYSFAVAVIGGTSLKGGIISPFGLIASAFLIVFIKNGLVMINANSYFEQVYLGIILLVSVSFTSIGALLSEYNKRRAYQKEKRNREETVK
- a CDS encoding sugar ABC transporter ATP-binding protein; amino-acid sequence: MFKPEPAVFSGSGFLVEVLTKRNLELPSMLEVRNITKIFPGVRALNDVSLQFKRGEIHALMGENGAGKSTLLKIITGIYKPDDGGVYIDDELLRLRGFDDAVAYDINIVNQEIQLIPDATIAENMILDRLKNYSDHGVFVNWNLIKQESQKYLDMVGLKLSPTAKVDKLTAAQKQLIQIAKALSSNSKYIFFDEPTSSLTKYEAETLFTLLRDLKAKNHSIIFVSHKIEEVVSICDKISVLRDGKYIGTRDCKDVTRQDIVKMMIGREEEIDDFGQLDLNDEVVLKVENLYRQDLFEGINFELHRGEILGFYGLIGAGRTELARLIIGADRLDNGKIYVNGQLAKIKGMQDALNKYGIGYVSENRKEEGLILPFSVKENITIPSLQSHRSKLKLLNLKKIENTSRQYVDSMQVKTPKLTTRVEQLSGGNQQKVSIGKWLAAGCDILIIDEPTVGVDVGAKRNIHNVIWDLAKKHGKSIILISSDMPEMISLARRIIVMKDYKIQGEIPLNDRSIPYEEISYTIGSMIV